The proteins below come from a single Cumulibacter manganitolerans genomic window:
- a CDS encoding HAD family hydrolase, with product MTSAPRQAAFFDLDKTIIAKSSTLAFGKQFFAGGLINRRAVLKATYAQLVYMASGADEDQIEKIRRHLTEMVAGWDVDQVRSIVAETLHEVVDPIVYHEATELIAEHRAEGRDIVIVSASGAEVVEPIGAMLGVDHVIATTIETVDGRYTGEIEFYAYGEHKSAAMRRLAEQHGYDLALSHAYSDSATDLPMLEAVGHPTVVNPDRELKAIAMARDWPVLHFSHGVSLQERLDRLAKPSTPVIASTAAVGTAAAIAAVAWFGTKRRREGASARTV from the coding sequence GTGACCAGCGCCCCGCGCCAGGCGGCCTTCTTCGATCTCGACAAGACGATCATCGCGAAGTCGAGCACGCTTGCCTTCGGCAAGCAGTTCTTCGCCGGAGGCCTGATCAACCGGCGCGCGGTGCTCAAGGCGACGTACGCCCAGCTGGTGTACATGGCAAGCGGTGCGGACGAGGACCAGATCGAGAAGATCCGGCGGCACCTCACCGAGATGGTGGCGGGTTGGGACGTCGATCAGGTGCGCTCGATCGTCGCCGAGACCCTGCACGAGGTCGTCGACCCGATCGTCTACCACGAGGCGACCGAGCTGATCGCCGAGCACCGCGCCGAGGGCCGTGACATCGTCATCGTGTCCGCCAGCGGCGCCGAGGTCGTGGAGCCCATCGGCGCGATGCTGGGCGTCGACCACGTGATCGCGACGACGATCGAGACGGTGGACGGCAGGTACACCGGCGAGATCGAGTTCTACGCGTACGGGGAGCACAAGTCCGCCGCGATGCGCCGGCTCGCCGAGCAGCACGGGTACGACCTGGCGCTCAGCCACGCCTACAGCGACTCGGCCACCGACCTGCCGATGCTCGAGGCGGTCGGGCATCCGACGGTCGTCAACCCCGACCGCGAGCTGAAGGCCATCGCGATGGCACGCGACTGGCCGGTGCTGCACTTCTCCCACGGCGTGTCGTTGCAGGAGCGTCTGGACCGGCTCGCGAAGCCCTCCACACCCGTCATCGCGAGCACCGCGGCCGTCGGCACGGCGGCCGCGATCGCCGCCGTGGCGTGGTTCGGGACGAAGCGGCGTCGCGAGGGCGCGTCGGCACGCACGGTATGA